The following proteins come from a genomic window of Spongiibacter tropicus DSM 19543:
- the purB gene encoding adenylosuccinate lyase: MELSALSAISPVDGRYGSKTASLRPVFSEFGLIKSRLIVELRWLAQLAANPGIDEVPALSARASAVLDEMIANFGEAQAARVKEIEATTNHDVKAIEYFIKESIAGDDELAAISEFVHFACTSEDINNLSHALMLREGRDVILKDIDQIIDTLAGQAREFAEIPMLSRTHGQTASPTTMGKELANVVARLRRQREAIASVELLGKINGAVGNYNAHLSAYPAVDWEANASSFVESLGLNWNPYTTQIEPHDYIAELFDALARFNTILIDLDRDIWGYISLGYFKQRTIAGEVGSSTMPHKVNPIDFENSEGNLGIANAVLQHLAAKLPISRWQRDLTDSTVLRNMGVGMAYSMIAYQATLKGLSKLQINPKRLAADLDDAWEVLAEPIQTVMRRYGVESPYEKLKALTRGQRITREALETFVETLEIPAEAKAELQALSPATYIGNAIAQAKRI; encoded by the coding sequence ATGGAATTGTCAGCGCTCTCCGCTATTTCTCCGGTTGATGGCCGCTACGGCAGCAAAACCGCCTCACTGCGCCCGGTGTTCAGCGAGTTTGGCCTGATCAAAAGCCGTCTGATCGTGGAACTGCGCTGGCTGGCTCAGTTGGCGGCCAATCCTGGTATCGATGAGGTGCCCGCCCTCTCCGCCCGCGCCAGTGCCGTACTGGACGAGATGATTGCCAATTTCGGTGAGGCCCAGGCTGCCCGCGTCAAGGAAATTGAGGCCACCACGAACCACGACGTAAAGGCCATCGAATACTTCATCAAAGAAAGCATTGCCGGGGACGACGAGCTCGCCGCGATTTCCGAGTTCGTACACTTCGCCTGCACCTCAGAAGATATCAACAACCTTTCTCACGCACTGATGCTGCGCGAGGGGCGCGACGTTATTCTGAAGGATATCGATCAGATCATCGACACTCTGGCCGGACAGGCCCGTGAGTTTGCCGAGATTCCCATGCTGTCACGCACTCATGGCCAGACTGCCAGCCCCACCACCATGGGCAAAGAACTGGCCAACGTCGTAGCCCGTCTACGCCGCCAGCGCGAAGCCATTGCCTCAGTAGAATTGCTGGGCAAAATCAATGGCGCCGTAGGCAACTACAATGCCCACCTCTCGGCCTATCCGGCAGTCGATTGGGAGGCCAATGCCAGCAGTTTTGTAGAGAGCCTGGGCCTGAATTGGAATCCCTACACCACGCAGATCGAACCCCATGACTATATTGCCGAGCTGTTCGATGCGCTGGCACGTTTTAACACCATCCTGATCGACCTGGACCGGGATATCTGGGGTTATATCTCGCTGGGTTACTTCAAGCAGCGCACCATTGCCGGTGAGGTGGGTTCCTCCACCATGCCGCACAAAGTGAACCCCATCGACTTTGAAAACTCCGAGGGCAACCTCGGTATTGCCAATGCCGTGCTCCAGCACCTGGCCGCCAAACTGCCGATTTCCCGCTGGCAGCGCGACCTGACCGACTCCACCGTGCTGCGCAACATGGGCGTGGGAATGGCCTACAGCATGATCGCCTATCAGGCGACACTGAAAGGATTGAGCAAGCTGCAAATTAATCCCAAGCGCCTTGCCGCCGACCTGGATGATGCCTGGGAAGTCCTCGCCGAACCCATCCAGACGGTGATGCGTCGCTACGGCGTGGAATCCCCTTACGAGAAGCTGAAAGCCCTGACTCGCGGACAGCGCATCACCCGCGAGGCGCTGGAAACCTTTGTGGAAACGCTGGAGATTCCCGCTGAAGCGAAAGCAGAGCTGCAGGCCCTCAGCCCTGCCACCTATATTGGCAACGCGATCGCGCAGGCCAAGCGGATCTGA
- the hflD gene encoding high frequency lysogenization protein HflD, translating into MLFSLTPQAAREQTLALAAMLQAVTLVDQVARSGQSDPAATEASLNSLFDFDGGNTEKIFGGTRTLELGIRALRDLLSGNDYGERQRITRYCMGVFFLQNKLRKDNAAASIMRSRLEHAAKKREFSSDVSAISVTLADIYQDTLSNYRFRIQVAGNAQQLQNPANAARIRALLLAAIRAAYLWRQAGGNRLSLLFNRNRLFTEAQALLSTEIRP; encoded by the coding sequence ATGCTGTTTTCCCTTACTCCACAGGCTGCACGTGAGCAGACCTTGGCGTTGGCGGCCATGCTCCAGGCCGTCACCCTGGTCGACCAGGTTGCCCGCAGCGGCCAGAGTGACCCGGCTGCCACCGAGGCTTCTCTCAATAGCCTGTTCGATTTTGACGGCGGCAACACCGAAAAGATTTTTGGCGGTACCCGCACGCTTGAATTGGGCATTCGCGCCCTGCGCGACTTGCTGAGTGGCAACGATTACGGTGAACGTCAGCGCATTACCCGCTATTGCATGGGCGTTTTTTTTCTGCAGAACAAGCTGCGAAAAGATAATGCTGCCGCGTCGATCATGCGCAGCCGCCTGGAACACGCCGCCAAAAAGCGTGAATTCAGCAGTGATGTCAGTGCAATCTCTGTCACCCTGGCCGATATCTATCAGGACACCCTGTCAAACTACCGCTTCCGCATTCAAGTGGCAGGCAATGCCCAGCAATTGCAAAATCCGGCGAATGCTGCGCGCATTCGCGCCCTGTTGCTGGCGGCCATTCGCGCCGCCTACCTGTGGCGACAGGCTGGAGGCAATCGTCTCAGCTTGCTGTTTAATCGAAATCGGCTTTTTACCGAAGCGCAGGCGCTGCTCAGCACTGAAATCCGCCCCTGA
- the mnmA gene encoding tRNA 2-thiouridine(34) synthase MnmA, whose translation MSPSQVRIADKAIADTKVIVGMSGGVDSSVTALLLKQQGYQVEGLFMKNWNEDDGTEYCTAMDDLADAAAVCQKLDIYLHTANFAQEYWDNVFEHFLAEYKAGRTPNPDILCNREIKFKAFLDYALALGADGIATGHYTRRSGNVEDTQLLKGLDPNKDQSYFLHAVSAEQLSKTLFPVGELEKPAVRALAEQHDLVTHDKKDSTGICFIGERRFKDFLQQYLPAQPGRIESLDGKDMGQHSGLMYHTIGQRQGLGIGGVKDAGDEPWYVIDKDLERNVLLVAQGSQHPGLFKNCLTLSEIHWINHQTPSLPLHCTAKTRYRQADQECEIRPTESGYEVLFAEPQRAITPGQSAVFYLGDQCLGGGIIESGYNR comes from the coding sequence ATGAGCCCATCACAAGTACGCATTGCCGACAAAGCGATCGCCGATACGAAGGTGATCGTTGGCATGTCCGGCGGTGTGGACTCATCGGTGACAGCCCTCCTCCTGAAACAACAGGGCTATCAGGTTGAAGGCCTGTTCATGAAGAATTGGAACGAGGACGACGGTACGGAATACTGCACGGCAATGGATGACCTGGCCGATGCGGCGGCGGTTTGCCAGAAACTGGACATCTACCTCCATACCGCCAATTTTGCTCAGGAGTACTGGGACAATGTCTTCGAGCATTTTTTGGCCGAGTATAAAGCCGGTCGCACACCAAATCCGGATATTCTCTGCAACCGCGAAATCAAATTTAAGGCGTTTCTCGACTATGCTCTGGCGTTGGGCGCCGACGGCATCGCCACCGGGCATTACACCCGCCGCAGTGGCAATGTAGAAGATACACAGCTTCTCAAGGGGCTTGACCCGAATAAAGACCAGAGCTATTTCCTTCACGCGGTCTCTGCCGAGCAACTCAGCAAAACCCTGTTTCCGGTAGGCGAACTGGAGAAGCCTGCCGTCAGAGCACTGGCTGAGCAGCACGACCTGGTAACGCATGATAAAAAGGACAGTACCGGCATTTGCTTTATTGGCGAGCGGCGTTTCAAGGACTTTCTGCAGCAGTACCTTCCCGCGCAGCCCGGTCGTATCGAAAGCCTCGACGGTAAGGATATGGGGCAACACAGTGGCCTCATGTACCACACCATTGGCCAGCGACAGGGATTAGGTATCGGCGGGGTGAAAGATGCTGGCGACGAGCCCTGGTATGTTATCGACAAAGATCTGGAGAGAAATGTTCTGCTTGTGGCTCAGGGAAGTCAGCACCCCGGCTTATTCAAGAACTGCCTAACCTTGTCGGAAATCCACTGGATCAATCATCAAACGCCATCACTGCCGCTGCATTGCACGGCTAAAACTCGCTACCGACAAGCCGATCAGGAGTGCGAAATCCGCCCGACAGAAAGTGGCTATGAAGTGCTATTCGCCGAGCCCCAGCGCGCCATTACGCCGGGACAATCAGCCGTGTTTTATCTTGGAGACCAGTGCCTGGGCGGCGGAATTATTGAATCGGGGTACAATCGCTAA
- a CDS encoding NUDIX hydrolase, with protein sequence MDWQARVTVACVIENDGKFLMVEEIRDGRRVFNQPAGHLEAGESLIEAALRETLEETQWRVELQGVVGLGLYTPAGKNMTYHRTTFFGRPQAFCPESPLDADIDTVHWLTLEQIRERRPQLRSPMVLDCVERYLEGQRYPLSMIYGSPR encoded by the coding sequence ATGGATTGGCAGGCCCGGGTAACCGTTGCATGCGTCATCGAGAACGATGGAAAATTCCTGATGGTCGAGGAAATCCGCGACGGTCGACGGGTGTTTAATCAACCGGCAGGACACCTTGAAGCGGGTGAATCGCTGATTGAGGCCGCTTTGCGGGAAACGCTCGAAGAAACCCAGTGGCGAGTTGAACTGCAGGGCGTGGTTGGTTTGGGCCTGTATACCCCGGCGGGCAAGAATATGACCTATCACCGCACCACCTTCTTCGGCCGGCCTCAGGCGTTTTGCCCCGAAAGCCCGCTGGATGCCGATATCGATACCGTTCACTGGCTGACGCTGGAGCAAATCCGCGAGCGCCGCCCGCAACTTCGCAGCCCTATGGTGCTGGACTGCGTTGAACGCTACCTCGAGGGTCAGCGCTACCCACTCAGTATGATATACGGGAGCCCGCGATGA
- a CDS encoding pseudouridine synthase — protein MTELILFNKPFQVMSQFSAHDARATLADFIDLPGVYPAGRLDYDSEGLMILTDDGKLQHRISHPRHKLSKTYWVQVEGQINKSAVCQLCQGVELKDGLTMPATAALMDEPDDLWPRDPPIRYRANIPTSWLSLTISEGRNRQVRRMTAAVGFPTLRLVRAAIGPWSVSELAPGEYRRLTLSREELAKRFPAPPSSPISRRSPSRRRGSLPPKRGRR, from the coding sequence GTGACAGAGCTGATTCTCTTCAATAAACCCTTCCAGGTCATGAGCCAGTTTTCCGCTCATGACGCGCGCGCAACCTTGGCCGACTTCATCGACCTGCCCGGCGTTTACCCGGCAGGCAGACTCGACTATGACTCCGAGGGGCTGATGATCCTGACGGACGACGGCAAACTTCAGCACCGCATCAGCCACCCGCGACACAAGCTTAGCAAAACCTACTGGGTTCAGGTCGAGGGCCAGATCAATAAAAGTGCAGTTTGCCAACTGTGCCAGGGAGTTGAGTTAAAAGACGGTCTGACGATGCCCGCAACAGCGGCATTGATGGACGAACCGGACGATTTGTGGCCCCGCGATCCACCCATACGTTATCGGGCAAACATTCCCACCAGCTGGCTGTCACTCACTATCAGCGAGGGACGAAATCGACAGGTCAGGCGGATGACCGCAGCGGTAGGCTTCCCAACATTACGTTTGGTCCGTGCTGCAATTGGCCCCTGGAGCGTTAGCGAATTGGCTCCGGGAGAGTATCGGCGATTGACGCTGAGTCGCGAGGAGCTCGCCAAGCGCTTCCCTGCCCCGCCGTCTTCTCCCATCTCGCGCCGCAGCCCTTCCAGACGACGCGGTAGCCTGCCTCCAAAACGTGGTCGCCGCTAA
- the icd gene encoding NADP-dependent isocitrate dehydrogenase has translation MGYQHIKVPAEGEKISVNADLSLNVPDRPIIPFIEGDGIGIDITPVMINVVNAAVEKAYAGSKKISWMEIYTGEKAAELYDGDWFPAETLDAIKEYVVAIKGPLTTPVGGGFRSLNVALRQELDLYVCQRPVRWFEGVPSPVKEPNKTNMVIFRENSEDIYAGIEWQAGSPEADKVIDFLQEEMGVTKIRFPQNCGIGIKPVSEEGTKRLVRKAIQYTIDQDLPSLTLVHKGNIMKFTEGSFKNWGYELAMEEFGGELLDGGPWVKMKNPNTGKEIIIKDVIADAMLQQVLLRPDEYSVIATLNLNGDYLSDALAAQVGGIGIAPGANLSDNVALFEATHGTAPKYTGQDKVNPGSLILSAEMMLRHLGWNEAADLVIDGMNGAIQAKTVTYDFERLMDGATLLKCSEFGDAIIKHMN, from the coding sequence ATGGGATACCAACATATCAAGGTACCTGCAGAGGGTGAGAAAATCTCCGTTAATGCGGATCTTTCCCTGAATGTACCCGATCGGCCAATTATTCCTTTTATCGAAGGTGATGGCATCGGGATCGACATCACTCCGGTCATGATCAACGTTGTGAATGCAGCCGTTGAGAAAGCCTATGCCGGCAGCAAAAAAATCAGCTGGATGGAGATTTACACTGGCGAGAAAGCCGCTGAGCTGTACGACGGCGACTGGTTCCCGGCAGAAACTCTCGACGCGATCAAAGAATACGTTGTCGCGATCAAAGGCCCCCTGACTACCCCAGTTGGTGGCGGTTTCCGCTCGCTGAACGTGGCCCTGCGCCAAGAGCTGGATCTTTATGTGTGTCAGCGTCCAGTTCGCTGGTTCGAAGGTGTACCCTCACCGGTTAAAGAACCCAACAAGACCAACATGGTTATTTTCCGCGAGAACTCGGAAGACATCTATGCCGGTATCGAGTGGCAAGCGGGCAGCCCGGAAGCCGACAAGGTTATCGACTTCCTGCAGGAAGAAATGGGTGTTACTAAAATCCGTTTCCCACAGAACTGCGGCATCGGCATCAAACCCGTGTCAGAAGAAGGCACCAAGCGCCTGGTTCGTAAAGCCATTCAGTACACCATTGACCAAGACCTGCCGTCACTGACTCTGGTGCACAAAGGCAACATCATGAAGTTCACCGAAGGCTCCTTCAAAAACTGGGGCTACGAGCTGGCAATGGAAGAGTTCGGTGGTGAGCTGCTGGATGGCGGCCCATGGGTGAAAATGAAGAACCCGAACACCGGCAAAGAAATCATCATTAAAGATGTGATTGCCGACGCGATGCTGCAGCAGGTACTGTTGCGCCCTGACGAGTACAGCGTTATTGCTACTCTCAATCTGAACGGTGACTACCTGTCAGACGCACTGGCGGCACAGGTTGGCGGTATCGGCATTGCTCCAGGTGCCAACCTGAGCGACAACGTAGCCCTGTTCGAAGCCACACACGGCACTGCACCGAAGTACACAGGCCAGGACAAAGTGAACCCCGGCTCACTGATCCTGTCTGCGGAAATGATGCTGCGCCACCTGGGCTGGAACGAAGCCGCAGACCTCGTTATCGATGGCATGAACGGCGCGATTCAGGCGAAGACCGTTACTTACGACTTCGAGCGCCTGATGGACGGTGCAACCCTGCTGAAATGTTCAGAGTTTGGTGATGCCATCATCAAGCACATGAACTGA
- a CDS encoding cold-shock protein — translation MQNGVVKWFNNAKGYGFILSEDGGDEIFAHYSAITMEGYKTLKAGQSVSFDAEQGPKGLHAVNILAAGGSSDTEQ, via the coding sequence ATGCAAAATGGTGTTGTAAAGTGGTTCAATAACGCCAAAGGTTACGGGTTTATTCTCAGCGAAGACGGCGGCGATGAAATTTTCGCCCACTACTCCGCGATTACCATGGAAGGCTATAAAACGCTCAAGGCCGGGCAGAGCGTCAGCTTTGACGCTGAGCAGGGCCCCAAGGGTCTGCATGCTGTGAACATTCTTGCCGCAGGCGGCAGTTCCGATACAGAACAATGA
- the clpS gene encoding ATP-dependent Clp protease adapter ClpS codes for MLNSIARAGEEEHPDYQGGAAVQESKPELKKPSMYKVVLLNDDYTPMEFVVEVLEDFFYMDRQRATQVMLTVHTQGKGVCGVFTRDIAETKAEQVNQYARESGHPLLAEIEENEG; via the coding sequence ATGTTGAACAGTATCGCAAGGGCAGGTGAAGAAGAGCATCCGGATTACCAAGGCGGCGCGGCCGTACAGGAATCGAAGCCGGAGCTCAAAAAGCCTTCCATGTACAAAGTGGTCTTGTTAAACGATGACTACACCCCCATGGAGTTTGTAGTAGAAGTGCTCGAAGATTTCTTCTACATGGATCGACAGCGTGCGACGCAAGTTATGCTGACCGTCCATACCCAGGGTAAAGGTGTTTGCGGTGTATTCACCCGCGATATTGCCGAAACCAAGGCAGAACAGGTAAATCAGTACGCTCGGGAAAGCGGCCACCCGCTGCTCGCAGAAATTGAGGAGAACGAAGGCTGA
- the clpA gene encoding ATP-dependent Clp protease ATP-binding subunit ClpA — protein MLSKDLETTLSQAFKSARSRRHEFMTVEHLLLALADNEAAVKVLLACGADLNQLKGELNEFVDATTPRIPDDDVERDTQPTLGFQRVLQRAVFHVQSSGKQEVTGANVLVAIFSEQESQAVYFLKSQSVNRLDVVNYITHGISKVSGAENEHEQHGEQEGEGGDPEQRPLESFSTNLNEEAKAGRIDPLIGRAEEVERVAQILSRRRKNNPLLVGESGVGKTAIAEGLAKRIVDGEVPSVLEDSVVYSLDMGALLAGTKYRGDFEKRLKGLLADLKKREGAILFIDEIHTIIGAGAASGGVMDASNLLKPLLSSGQLRCIGSTTFQEYRGIFEKDRALSRRFQKVDVGEPSVEDTFHILKGLKSRFEGHHELKYTDAALRTAAELSARYISDRFLPDKAIDVIDEAGAYQRLQPEESRAEVIDVPEIEAIVAKIARIPPKSVSSDDKASLAKLEDNLRMVVFGQDQAITELSAAIKLARAGLKSGDKPIGSFLLAGPTGVGKTEVCRQLAKIMGLELVRFDMSEYMERHTVSRLIGAPPGYVGFDQGGLLTDAVTKHPHSVVLLDEIEKAHPELFNLLLQVMDHGSLTDNNGRKADFRNVILVMTTNAGAESISRRSIGFTEQDHHTDASEAINRLFTPEFRNRLDSVINFAPLEEDVVLTVVDKFLVELQSQLDDKKVVLDVDDAARRWLVKKGYDKTMGARPMARVIQEHIKKPLAEMVLFGALEHSGGTVHIGVDGSGDTLTLEAEAEREMIEEA, from the coding sequence ATGTTGAGTAAAGATCTGGAAACCACGCTCAGCCAGGCATTCAAATCGGCCCGTAGTCGCCGTCACGAATTCATGACGGTGGAACACCTGTTGTTGGCGCTGGCCGACAACGAAGCCGCAGTAAAAGTGTTGCTGGCCTGCGGCGCTGATCTCAATCAGCTGAAAGGCGAACTCAACGAATTTGTTGACGCCACCACTCCCCGAATTCCCGACGATGACGTCGAACGCGACACGCAGCCGACGCTGGGCTTTCAACGCGTCTTGCAGCGTGCCGTGTTTCACGTACAGTCCTCCGGCAAGCAGGAGGTCACCGGTGCCAACGTGCTGGTCGCGATTTTCAGCGAGCAGGAAAGCCAGGCGGTGTACTTCCTCAAATCGCAGAGCGTCAATCGCCTCGATGTCGTCAACTACATCACCCACGGCATCTCAAAAGTATCCGGTGCCGAGAATGAGCACGAGCAACACGGCGAGCAGGAAGGTGAGGGCGGAGATCCCGAGCAGCGCCCGTTGGAAAGTTTTTCCACCAACCTGAACGAAGAGGCCAAAGCCGGGCGTATTGATCCCTTGATTGGCCGTGCCGAAGAAGTGGAGCGCGTCGCTCAAATCCTCAGCCGCCGCCGCAAGAACAACCCGCTGCTGGTGGGTGAGTCCGGCGTGGGCAAAACCGCGATCGCCGAAGGTCTGGCCAAGCGTATTGTCGACGGCGAAGTCCCCAGCGTGCTGGAAGACAGCGTGGTCTACTCGCTGGATATGGGCGCCTTGTTGGCGGGGACCAAATACCGGGGCGACTTTGAGAAACGGCTCAAAGGCCTGTTGGCAGATTTGAAAAAGCGTGAAGGCGCCATCCTGTTTATCGATGAAATCCATACCATTATCGGTGCCGGTGCGGCGTCGGGCGGCGTGATGGATGCCTCGAACCTGCTGAAGCCGCTGCTGAGCAGTGGTCAATTGCGCTGCATTGGCTCGACAACGTTCCAGGAATACCGCGGTATCTTTGAAAAAGATCGCGCCCTGAGCCGCCGCTTCCAGAAAGTCGATGTGGGCGAGCCCAGCGTGGAAGATACCTTCCATATCCTCAAAGGCTTGAAATCGCGCTTTGAAGGGCACCATGAGCTGAAATATACCGATGCAGCACTGCGCACAGCCGCGGAATTGTCGGCCCGTTACATCAGCGATCGCTTCCTGCCCGACAAGGCCATTGACGTCATTGATGAAGCCGGCGCGTATCAGCGACTGCAGCCTGAAGAAAGCCGCGCTGAAGTGATTGATGTGCCTGAAATCGAGGCCATCGTCGCCAAGATTGCGCGGATTCCTCCAAAAAGTGTTTCGTCCGATGACAAGGCTTCTCTCGCGAAGCTCGAAGACAACCTCAGAATGGTGGTGTTTGGTCAAGACCAGGCGATTACCGAGCTGAGCGCGGCGATCAAACTGGCACGGGCGGGACTGAAGTCCGGTGACAAACCGATTGGCTCCTTCCTGCTGGCTGGCCCGACCGGGGTCGGCAAGACTGAAGTATGTCGCCAGCTCGCAAAAATCATGGGGCTGGAGTTGGTGCGCTTCGATATGTCGGAGTACATGGAGCGGCACACGGTATCAAGGCTGATCGGCGCGCCTCCGGGTTATGTCGGCTTCGATCAGGGCGGCCTGCTGACAGACGCGGTGACCAAGCACCCGCACTCGGTGGTGTTGCTCGACGAAATCGAGAAAGCCCATCCCGAGTTGTTTAACCTGCTTCTGCAGGTGATGGACCACGGTTCACTGACTGACAACAACGGTCGTAAAGCCGACTTCCGCAATGTGATTCTGGTGATGACAACCAATGCCGGGGCAGAAAGTATTAGCCGCCGCTCTATTGGTTTCACTGAGCAGGATCACCATACCGATGCCAGCGAGGCGATTAATCGTCTGTTTACGCCGGAATTCCGCAACCGCCTGGACAGCGTCATCAACTTTGCGCCACTGGAAGAAGATGTCGTACTGACAGTGGTCGACAAGTTCCTGGTCGAACTGCAATCCCAGCTCGACGACAAAAAAGTGGTGCTGGATGTCGATGATGCCGCTCGACGCTGGTTGGTGAAAAAAGGTTATGACAAAACCATGGGTGCGCGGCCGATGGCCAGAGTGATCCAGGAGCACATCAAAAAGCCACTGGCTGAGATGGTGCTGTTTGGTGCGCTCGAGCATAGCGGCGGCACTGTCCACATTGGTGTGGATGGCTCCGGAGATACCTTAACGCTGGAAGCTGAAGCGGAGAGGGAGATGATAGAAGAGGCCTGA
- the infA gene encoding translation initiation factor IF-1 → MAKEDQIEMEGEVIDTLPNTTFRVRLENGHVVTAHISGKMRKHYIRILTGDKVKVELTPYDLTKGRITFRGR, encoded by the coding sequence ATGGCGAAAGAAGACCAGATTGAAATGGAAGGCGAGGTTATCGATACCCTGCCGAACACCACGTTCCGGGTACGCCTGGAAAATGGTCACGTAGTTACCGCACACATCTCCGGTAAAATGCGCAAACACTACATCCGCATTCTGACGGGTGACAAGGTAAAAGTTGAGCTGACCCCTTACGATTTGACCAAGGGTCGCATCACCTTCCGCGGTCGTTAA
- a CDS encoding arginyltransferase — protein MTDKTQPRFYKTTPHPCSYFDDREAQTLFVDPEADVSGELYTQLSRAGFRRSGNHYYRPHCENCQACVPCRVPVADFQFRRSHRRVLQRNNDLDVIWRTQPAADAYSLYERYITLRHADGDMYPPTREQFDSFIADCREDTAFLHFYRENTLMAVAVCDQMGDGLSAMYTFFAPEEDQRSLGKLAILAQIQACQQKQLPYLYLGYWIRDCQKMRYKTDYRPIELLISRRWLRLK, from the coding sequence ATGACGGATAAAACACAGCCCCGCTTTTACAAAACCACGCCCCACCCTTGCAGTTATTTTGACGATCGCGAGGCACAAACACTGTTTGTCGATCCGGAAGCGGATGTCTCTGGTGAGTTGTACACGCAGCTTTCGAGAGCGGGCTTTCGGCGCAGCGGCAACCACTACTACCGTCCGCACTGCGAGAATTGTCAGGCCTGTGTGCCTTGTCGCGTTCCTGTTGCTGACTTCCAGTTTCGACGCAGTCACCGGCGGGTATTGCAGCGCAATAACGATCTGGATGTCATCTGGCGAACGCAGCCCGCCGCTGACGCCTACTCACTTTACGAGCGCTACATAACGCTTCGCCATGCCGATGGCGACATGTATCCGCCCACGCGGGAACAGTTCGACAGTTTTATCGCCGATTGCCGGGAAGACACCGCTTTCCTGCATTTTTATAGAGAAAACACGCTGATGGCCGTAGCGGTATGCGACCAGATGGGCGATGGTCTGTCCGCGATGTACACATTTTTTGCGCCGGAGGAAGACCAGCGAAGCTTGGGAAAACTGGCGATCTTGGCGCAGATTCAGGCTTGCCAGCAAAAGCAGCTGCCGTATCTCTACCTGGGATATTGGATTCGAGACTGCCAGAAAATGCGCTATAAAACGGATTATCGACCGATCGAACTGTTAATTAGTCGCCGCTGGCTACGGCTGAAATAA
- the aat gene encoding leucyl/phenylalanyl-tRNA--protein transferase — translation MPSIPWLDERSLQFPDIDNALDDPNGLLAVGGDLSPERLLTAYQHGIFPWYEDPQPLLWWSPQPRAVLFPEKLHCSRSLRKQMRRASYRVSADGCFARVLDECAATSPKRPGTWITQDMRRAYNRMHELGWAHSIEVHLDDELVGGLYGLALGQVFFGESMFSRGPSGSKIALIALCAELLSRNFKVIDCQVGNDYLYSMGAELIPRAQFKTLLEHYAQPHEDQRGHWTLGDESKQKVSGNDG, via the coding sequence ATGCCCAGTATTCCCTGGCTGGATGAGCGTTCGCTGCAATTCCCAGACATCGATAATGCCCTAGATGACCCCAACGGCCTGCTGGCCGTTGGCGGTGACCTCTCTCCCGAGCGTTTGCTGACCGCCTACCAGCACGGGATTTTCCCTTGGTACGAAGACCCCCAGCCCCTGCTCTGGTGGTCACCCCAGCCGCGAGCGGTCCTGTTTCCTGAAAAATTGCACTGCAGCCGCAGCCTGCGCAAGCAAATGCGCAGAGCCTCTTATCGCGTCAGCGCCGATGGCTGCTTTGCGCGGGTGCTTGATGAATGTGCAGCAACCAGTCCCAAGCGTCCCGGTACCTGGATTACGCAAGACATGCGCCGCGCATACAATCGCATGCATGAGCTGGGCTGGGCGCACTCCATTGAAGTCCATCTGGACGACGAGCTGGTGGGCGGCTTGTACGGTTTGGCGTTGGGGCAAGTATTTTTCGGCGAATCCATGTTCAGCCGTGGGCCGAGCGGATCCAAAATTGCGCTGATTGCGCTGTGTGCAGAATTGCTTTCTCGAAACTTCAAAGTCATTGACTGTCAGGTCGGCAATGACTACCTCTACAGTATGGGCGCCGAGCTGATTCCTCGGGCGCAGTTCAAAACTCTACTGGAACACTATGCTCAGCCGCATGAGGATCAGCGCGGGCACTGGACATTGGGCGACGAAAGCAAGCAAAAGGTCAGCGGTAATGACGGATAA